Sequence from the Eleutherodactylus coqui strain aEleCoq1 chromosome 13, aEleCoq1.hap1, whole genome shotgun sequence genome:
TCagagtgttgaaaaaaaaaaaccccacaccatTTCATTGAAAAATCGAACTCCAATAGTTCTGCAAATCCCATTCCCTACTGAAGTGAATAGAGCGGCAGTCTGCATGCTAAGAGGCTGCTCCATTTATGTGTCTGAGTAGGGGGATGGACTAGACAaagtggttgtgccaagttataaagttattccctatctattGGATGAAAACGGCTTTCCGTTGCCACAATTAGAGACAGGCTTTTCTTCATTAATTGGTTTGTGgacgggcttgtttttttgcaaggcAAACTTCGGTTTTTGATTAGTTTACATTTTGGATGCATACATTTTTCAGATCACATTTAATTTCTTTTGGGAGCTGggataacaaaaaaaatgcatttctggcattctattTCATATCTACACTGAAGAATCAATAGTGTAAGACTTTTACAAACACAGAGATACTAAACATGTAGGCTTTTCCATGGTTTAGAttttttataggaaaaaaaaatgcaggaaaaaaaggaattttttgaacttttaatttttttttttattccaaaaattttattaaacattatttacatttttttgtagctCCCATAGGGAACACGAAGTTGTGATCACTTTATCACCTGtattatacactgcagtatttaGTATTACAGAATATGATAATTTTCAATGTTGCCCGCCAAGCCCTGCCACATGCATGGCAGACCAGGGAGCCTTCACTAGGTTCCGGACTGCCTGGTAACCATCGGTCCTATTTTCGTCTTCTTGGGTGACATCTGTGTGGCGTTTTTCATGGATCATTGCTAAGCAATACTAAAATAAAATTGGGCctcctctatttttttttttgtttgacaaCAGATGAcctgtgggaaaaaaatggacacacAGACAGCGCATGCTGATCACAAACTGTTACAATAGGTCAGTTTTTTGCAGACGGAGATTGGACACACAACTGCAtaaggtctcatgcccacggggaaaatcggccCGCGCGTGGATTCTtcctgcagaatcccgcagcgggtccctcctttcccgcggacatgaggcctaaaaagtaagcattacttacctgtctggatgcaGCGGATCTGccgtccgtcgcggccggatcttctttctccggcccggcggatgtgctcggcacgccggcagtgtgccgcgtgcatgtgctgtgcactttattttttttaactcctgctctcccgcgctgaagagcaggaattcagctgcaggtgtaccgcggatccggacggcttccatagacttcaatagaagcctgcgggagacccgcactaaaatggagcatgctgcaggtgatttcctgcacacacaatccgcgcctcaagggaaaatgacatccgcaggtatttaattgcctgcgggtgtccaatgcatccctatggggcgcggatcacgtatgcgggacacccgctgcggatctgtccccgtggacatgaggccttaagcctaATTGTAACTTGAAAAGAAAAACAGACCACattgtattagtaatcaatgcagaaatccaggtaattccaaaggattcacttactttttctgacAACTATAGCTATACAAGAAAAGAAAAGATGTTATGGCCGATTTAGAAGCCGACTGTAGACCTAATCATTACCATCTCCAAAAGAAAACATAAGATGATGCAATTTCTaagacaatttttttaaattacactaAAAAAGAGAAACGTTACCTTAGCCGCCCAATTAATAAGCCATGAAGGGATCATACCACCTGGATTGTCAAAGTAGTACATGAAGACtgcaaggcagaaaaaaaaaaaaattgaaaagttgaGCACAAACTTTGTGAAGCATGAcacttcagatttctttgcagcCACCTTCTCTTACCTCTACAGCCACCATTCCCATCACTCTCTATCGCCAAGCTCTGTTTGTAGCCATTCACCCTGATAATTCCGGATTTCTCGGGACAATGTTGAACGGATACACTCTTAGCCAAAATGACAAAGATCTTTCTACCATTTATGTCCAAATCCCTCCGATCGCGAACATATACATACTTCATGCAaatgtaagggaaaaaaaaatttaaaaagttttacaatatagtctattgacccaaaagtggcaccgataaaaactacagttcgccatgcaaaaaacaagcccttatacggcctcatcgacggaaaaataaaaaaagttatgacttttgaaaaatggagaagaaaatccgcccaaaatcgttgcgtccttaagcccaaaataggccgtgtccttaatgcTAAGGGTTAATACTAAGCTGACAATCATTGGCTGAAGGGTGAGTGGTtgtggagggggaaggggggggggggggttctgtacACTTTTCTAGTGCCAGGAGGAAGAGGCCATGACACTTTGTTCTTTTGTGACACCCCCTGATTATTTTAGGGAGGTCTTCATTATTGTGCCTGTAACTTCAATGGGCTATCCAAGAATTGAACCCGATCACTGTGTTGCATATATAGTGGCACACTTCTCCATGGCTTGTGTGTAGTACTGCAGATCATCTCCATTGAGGAGAATAGAGCTGAGCTACAGTACCACACAACCCGTGGAGAGGTGTGGAACCATTTTTGGATGATAGCGCTCATGCTTTTCAAAGtctgggctcacatggccgtatgggAATCCACTTTAGGAGCtttttattgtctgtatttcccgtgccatcgCTTAGCGATCACACGGGTacacacagcccatacgcaatgcaaTTGGGCATGGGCTTGGGGTATATCCGCAATCATAGAACACGGCTTTATGTTGTGGATTCTGGCGATTGGATTACACAACCCGaaccgctaatgtgagtggaattgtgtaattcaatgcatcTGATTTAaccgcgtattaccacggatcaattGCTCACGGAATCCGCAGTTACTGCCCTGATCTTCGACTGCCACCGGAAACGTTGTTGGTTTTCACTTAAACTCACAATAACTGTAAAACAATTTAACAGAAAGTCAGATATTAGACGTTTATGGCAAATCCACATAATATGCCATGAACCTTTCATAGTTAAGGGTCCTACAGAAGGAGCAAGAGAACAGTGGTCCGAAGAGTCTGTTTGCCAAATTAGGGGAACCTAATTCTCCCAAAAGAGGAGCATCCCGTCTCTAGGACCTGTGAAtatgccattaaccccttcatgacgctgcctttttttcccccccattttcgttttttcctctcccccttaaaaaatcataactcctttatttatccatcgccgtcgctgtatgagggcttgttatttgcgggctgagttgtatttttgaatggtgctatttaatgtaccatataatgtactgaaaaacgtacaAAAAATTGTAagcggagtaaaatgaaaaaaacaaacaaaaaaaacaaacattccgacatctttcagtgcgtcttgtttctatggcgcacaaattgcaacaactatgacatgataagtttattctatgggtcggtacgattactacgataccaaacttgtataggttttttttttactatgctattttttttcttcaaagacacttaatttttttaattattttctgccgtcatcttttgcgcagaataacttttttatttttccgtcgacatagttcagcgagggctcattttttgcagaatttcctgtagtttccgttaataCTAATACGGAATACGtaagactttttgatagctttttattgcgttttttctgggatacagggtgactgaaaaagtgcatttgtggcgttctttattttttttcggacgccGTTCATCgtaggggtaaataatgcactactttgatagatcggaattttacggacgcggcaataccaaatatatatttttattttattatttagactttttaattatagatatggcaaaaggactacaatatgcgatattttgatcgctcctgcggtatgacgtaatgctaaagcattacgtcatactgcattctgacaggcagcctatcaagccaccccacggggatggcttgataggcagtctctcaaggcagccctggggcccttcCGAaggccccggcagccatgacacctgcacggctctcaCCACgggtagtaaacagctgacgcccgcgctgtatgtaGAGAGGTCGCCTcgcaacctctctgcatacataccccgatgctccaggacgtaaatgtacgttctggagctggaaggggttaatggtggaaTACACCTTACAACATGCATCAATTTAAAGTTTATAGTTCCCCATCATCAATCTACAAACCTCATGCACCCATTTCCCAGTGTAAAATACAAAGGATACGTCTCTGTTGGACAGGGGGAAGGGATATTTCACCTCCCAGTATATCACCTGGTCTTCTCCATTTTGGTCTTCATGGAGAGCTACACAATTGAAAGAACAGTATGGTTCAGAAGTAATTGTAAAAAGTAACTTTTAATTCACATTTGAAATATTTCTCCATGAATGGCTCAAGCTGCAGTGTTTGCAGTTTATTATGTCTGCCGCGTTTAGTTCAGTTTTTAaagcattattaaaaaaaaaaaaattggcatgaaaatgaaaaaaaaaaaaaaagagcaaaaaaaagcCATTACTCACCCTTGCACTGTGCCTTCGATCAAGCCCTTTCAATCCAGTCACCTTCAGGTGATGTCACGTGTATTgctcacatgaccgctgcagccaatcactggcctcagtggtcacacTCCATTCATGCTGACAAGACAGCTGAGGCCAGTGAATGGCTGGAATGATTATGTTGAGGGGCAGTTTAATCATCATTACTTTATATatagtcatctaaataagctatagGCCATaagtcaggaggatgaactgtgatctcctctattataacggtgtgatcatcatcagtaactgtgataggagattCTGTGTTTCTATGGAACAGCataacagactgagaaattgactagtttcagacagcataacgccaagtaaatctgagctggtcagaactcaGAACACATGACCATCGGAGGAGAAAGAAGCCAGGAGTATTCAGACAGAAGGGAACTACTAACCAAGGTAAGACTAgatgatttatatatatattaggggcTAGCTATATagatagcaaaaaataaaaaaaaatacactgaagtggccctttaaatggaTGCCATAAATAGCCAATCCTGGATGGCATCCGTCAACCATATGTTTAATGGCCATAATGGCCTAAGTCGTAACGCATACATTTAATGGATACCTGCGACAGATACCAAACAGTGGCATTATTACCCATAGGTTTGCAAGTATAAACGCACAGTATGCGGTTTAATTCCTGGATTCCGGTGGATTGAACAGCGCACTGATATATGGTCTCCCAAATGAAGGCCAGAAGATCACTCTTCTGGCCTCCGTTTGCTTAATGGACCCTTATGGATACATTTAGCATGTACAGTATATTGGGAACTTTCCTGTGCTACGTGTATGGCAAAAATGTGATGTGAATGGAGcccaagaggactttctcattaCTTGCTTTATAAAAAGGTATACCCTAGGTCCCTCCCAATGGGTGTCATATGGGGGGGCaggcagtaatatatatattttttttaaatgtaattgaAAAGCTCCCTCATACGTGATTAAAAATATCGAAAAAGCCTTTAATATTCGGTCCGGATATGAAAGGCAGGTGTATGGGCTGCACATACCTTTTACATACTGGTCCCATTTCTTCCTGTAATCCAGATCCATGTACACATCAGCACATAACTCTGCTGGACATTCGGCCAGACCACCATAGATCTTATACTCATAGAGGCCAGTTTTCTGTAACAATCATAATTAGTGCAATGAAAAATAATGAAACAGCACAACCCGAAAACAGAAAATAATCACAAAAATGTATATGCAGGCTAGTCTTATGAGGCTAGTTCAATAATGTACAAGATCTAGAAAGGTAAAAAACAGGAATGTAGAATCAAACTAATGACGCAACCGCCACATAAATTTACATTGAAAAAGTTCTACCACTACAACATCACATGCACAAAATAAATCAGGGTGGCTGACTAACCTTTTGGGGGACAATATAACACCTAGCTGTCCCTTAGTAACCACAAAAGAAGGAGGGGCTAAATTATGAGCACCAGCAAATTTTTCAAATTTGGCCAACCCCTTATTACCCTAACCACGCCTTCAAAATGTTAAACTCCATTTATAACTTCCAAACAATCCTATGCCCATGAGTGTTTACTGCAGCCGATACAAAGGATACCCCCGAACTGTTCACCTCCATACAGAAGCAAAAGTTTGAGCAAGAAGCCAACACAACCTTTGCAGGAAACGGTCATACATATGCCATATGCCCTGCCCTATTACTCGCCAAGTTAATTACAGTGGAAGCATTTATCATGGGGCATCCTGTCAGTCAATCCTATTGGCAGCAATCATGTCCTCCAAATGAGGTTTAACCCGGAtcaatgtaaggttctgcacatgggacgGGAAGTACACGTCCCCATTACactctaaatgggaaaccactggggaacactgccatggaaaaggacttggggattttagttaactggaggcttaactggagcaaccagtgtcaggcagctgctgccaaggcacataaatgggcatcaaaagaggtcattGGGCACATAAtaaaaacattgttcttcctctttacaagtcactggtcagaccacacatggaatattgtggagttTTTTGCACCGGTACTCAAGGGGGACATATCGGAGCTaaagcaggtacaaaggcgggcaactaaagtaatagatGTAAtgcatggactacaatacccagagaggttagcaaAATTGTGATTGTTTTgtttatatggaaaaaaaaaggaaggctgagggggacctaataactatgtatagatatatcaggagacaatactgAGATCTcgactatcatctatttatacccaggactgtaacaagggggcgccctttacatctagagaaaagaaggtttctacaccaacagagaagagggttctttactgtaagagcagtgaaaccattgaactctctgcctgaggacgtggtgatggcaaattcgataaaggtccaagacgcctttcttgagcgatacaatattatatgttataatcgtTCATAACTTCAGATgttcaccaacccttctgaataTTCCgatcgccagattggagtcaggaaggaattttttcccctttagaTGGGtatttttgccttgctctggatcaacatcaggattggggaggggggggggggggtaataggctgaactggacagaCGTGTCTTTTCGGCCCTGCATACTGCAACAGTTTTTTGCAGCAAGCAAATAGTTTTCGGATTCTTGGTTTAAGAACTTTTCAACTCTTGCAGAACACTTGTAGTTTATTAATATTCCACGGTCATCATGCTCATTATATTCACCCAGAAATAGTAGCTCACGGTTGATTTTAAAGAAGGTTTTGGATCATTCTCCGACGGTACAATCCAATTGCTTTCCACTTTTAGTTTCTTCACCGTCTGTGGAGCAGCGGATTCTCAGGGTGCTTTCCCACAGGACAGGATTTGTCCTCGCTGACATTTCTGCGTCATAAGGTTATCCCTATGGAGCTTACgttccgcacctgttaaaatctatGTGTCTTTACTTCAGAACAGCGAGATTAAATGTCACAGTGGAAAAACTAAATGATGCTGAATTAAGCTCATCTTGCAAAATTTTTGTTACGAATGTCTAAACATACAGGAGATGcaattccgcaattaaagtctgcggaaaaaaagcacaagaaattCCATAAGACGTTCCACAGAACACATTCCGTAGCTAAAAACTCAACAAAATCCACTGTAATTGACacaattcacatctgcgctgcgtcctgaggcgtattccgtcccgtgtgaaagcaccccaagGCTTGCTGAGATTTAGTAGGATGCGTTCTTCCCTCTACCCACTCAGCATTTCCAGTGCCAACCCAAAATCATAACTCAACTAGCCCATTGTTTGAAGGCATAATCCAGAGACTTGGAGACATTTTTGTTCACATTTTACCATATTGCCATTATACCAAATGTGCATTTAtatcaaactgaactccagtatCTTTTTTGCAGACCTGCACCGCCAATGACTgccagccagcttcagatttccacacttCTTTAAATTGGCCACcagggagtgcaaaaactacatttcccacaatgccGCATTACCAGTTATTGAGTtcacattcacaactgtacaagctgtgctgtcattacaaaatttgaaggcactgagcatgcccgaccacTAAAACAGCGGAGCCTGCAGGacgtaaccattggataccaatggagaactaagcagagGGTAGACAACAGGTAAAGCCATATCTCTGcggctttgtaaaacaagttataacattatattacaAAATTACAGTGTTATCACCTTATAAAGCATATAGCCTTCACTTTGAATCGCCGGAATACCTGGCAAGCTTCTATAGCCAAATGGGCACATGAATCAATACTGTTGCAAGTTCAGCCACTATGTAAAGTTGCAGAACTTGTAACAGTTGTTCCCTTTGCTACAATATCTTGCCAGCTGTCACGTAGTGGTTTAGTT
This genomic interval carries:
- the PCTP gene encoding phosphatidylcholine transfer protein, which codes for MELRFREEQFQAAWRELDERALPAGWELFTETMGIHIYRLYDQKTGLYEYKIYGGLAECPAELCADVYMDLDYRKKWDQYVKALHEDQNGEDQVIYWEVKYPFPLSNRDYVYVRDRRDLDINGRKIFVILAKSVSVQHCPEKSGIIRVNGYKQSLAIESDGNGGCRVFMYYFDNPGGMIPSWLINWAAKSGVPNFLKDMQKACEGYTAKDVKK